In Bubalus bubalis isolate 160015118507 breed Murrah chromosome 3, NDDB_SH_1, whole genome shotgun sequence, a genomic segment contains:
- the LOC102398214 gene encoding Bardet-Biedl syndrome 4 protein homolog, translating into MGNNFVWQALIKEQLPETHGLCEYAIYVQALIFRLEGNIQESLRLFQMCAFLSPQCADNLKQVARSLFLLGKHKVAIEIYNEAAKLNQKDWEICHNLGVCYIYLKQFDKAQDQLHNALHLNRHDLTYIMLGKIFLLKGDLDKAIEIYKKAVEFSPENTELLTALGLLYLQLGIYQKAFEHLGNTLTYDPTNYKAILAAGSMMQTHGDFDVALTKYKVVACAVIESPPLWNNIGMCFFGKKKYVAAISCLKRANYLAPLDWKILYNLGLVHLTMQKYASAFHFLSAAINFQPKMGELYMLLAVALTNLEDTENAKRAYDEAVRLDKCNPLVNLNYAVLLYNQGKRRDALAQYQEVEKKVNLLKQSSSLEFDPEMVEVAQKLGAALQVGEALVWTKPVKDPKSKHQTASTSKAACFQKPLGSNQALGQAMSSAATCRKLSSGVGGTSQLTKPPSLPLEPEPTVEAQPTEASAQTREK; encoded by the exons ATGGGCAATAAT TTTGTATGGCAGGCTCTTATCAAAGAACAGCTTCCGGAGACTCATGGGTTatgtgaatatgctatctatgtccAAGCTTTGATATTTCGCCTGGAAGGAAATATCCAAGAATCCCTAAGACTCTTTCAGATGTGTGCTTTTCTCAGCCCTCAGTGTGCTGATAACCTCAAGCAGGTGGCcagatctttatttcttttgggaAAACATAAAGTTGCCATTGAAATATATAATGAAGCAGCTAAACTTAATCAGAAAGACTGGGAAATCTGTCATAACCTAGGAGTTTGCTACATTTATCTGAAACAGTTTGACAAGGCACAAGACCAGTTGCACAATGCCCTACATCTTAACAgacatgatctgacttacatAATGCTGGGCAAGATCTTCTTGCTGAAGGGAGACTTGGACAAGGCCATTGAAATCTACAAGAAAGCAGTGGAGTTCTCACCAGAAAATACAGAACTTCTTACAGCTTTAGGATTACTCTACCTACAGCTCGGCATTTACCAGAAGGCATTTGAACATCTTGGAAACACACTGACTTACGACCCTACCAACTACAAGGCCATCTTGGCAGCAGGCAGCATGATGCAGACCCACGGGGACTTTGATGTTGCCCTCACCAAATACAAAGTTGTAGCGTGTGCTGTTATAGAAAGCCCTCCACTCTGGAATAACATCGGAATGTGCTTCTTTGGCAAGAAGAAATATGTGGCAGCCATCAGCTGCCTGAAACGAGCCAACTACCTGGCACCTTTAGACTGGAAGATTCTCTATAATCTGGGCCTTGTCCACTTGACTATGCAGAAGTACGCGTCCGCTTTCCATTTCCTCAGTGCAGCCATCAACTTCCAGCCCAAGATGGGGGAGCTCTACATGCTCTTGGCTGTGGCTCTGACCAATCTGGAGGATACAGAGAATGCCAAGAGAGCCTATGATGAAGCAGTCCGCCTTGATAAGTGTAACCCTTTAGTAAACCTGAACTATGCTGTGCTGCTGTATAACCAGGGCAAGAGGAGGGACGCCCTGGCCCAGTATCAGGAGGTGGAGAAGAAAGTCAACCTACTCAAGCAGAGTAGCTCTCTGGAATTTGATCCGGAGATGGTGGAGGTAGCCCAGAAGCTGGGAGCTGCTCTACAAGTCGGGGAGGCACTGGTCTGGACCAAACCAGTTAAAGATCCCAAATCAAAGCACCAGACTGCTTCAACCAGTAAAGCCGCCTGTTTCCAGAAGCCTCTGGGCTCTAATCAAGCCCTAGGACAGGCAATGTCTTCAGCAGCCACATGCAGGAAGCTCTCCTCAGGTGTTGGAGGAACATCCCAGCTCACAAAGCCACCATCCCTTCCTCTGGAGCCAGAGCCCACTGTGGAAGCACAACCTACAGAAGCATCAGCACAAACCAGAGAAAAGTAG